A genome region from Paludibacterium sp. B53371 includes the following:
- a CDS encoding GNAT family N-acetyltransferase, whose amino-acid sequence MTTSAIPSFDTPRLQLLPLDGSEQQAIFHLYSHPDVSRLFGQDCMTEPAQARYWLDVQAQMRQLNLGVTWLLRHKASGECIGTFSFDGINLQWHNVGISYALHPDFWHQGLMSEAMAPLLAWAWTGGLGVKMHRVQALVFPQNAASVATLSRAGFVREGQRLGLVFWQGQYWDLDSYCLLSPLAAAPTDTP is encoded by the coding sequence ATGACAACGTCCGCCATCCCCTCTTTTGATACGCCTCGCCTGCAGTTGCTGCCATTGGACGGCAGCGAACAGCAGGCGATTTTTCATCTGTATTCGCATCCGGATGTCAGTCGGCTGTTTGGTCAGGATTGCATGACGGAACCGGCGCAGGCGCGCTATTGGCTGGATGTGCAGGCGCAGATGCGCCAGCTCAATCTGGGGGTGACCTGGCTGCTGCGGCACAAGGCGAGCGGCGAGTGCATCGGCACGTTCAGTTTTGATGGCATCAACCTGCAATGGCACAACGTCGGGATCAGTTATGCCCTGCACCCCGACTTCTGGCATCAGGGGCTGATGAGCGAGGCCATGGCGCCGCTGCTGGCCTGGGCCTGGACCGGAGGGCTGGGGGTGAAGATGCATCGGGTGCAGGCGCTGGTTTTTCCGCAGAATGCCGCGTCGGTGGCCACTTTGTCACGGGCGGGCTTTGTGCGGGAAGGGCAGCGTCTGGGCCTGGTGTTCTGGCAAGGGCAATACTGGGATCTGGACAGCTACTGTCTGCTCAGTCCGCTGGCTGCGGCGCCAACTGACACACCGTAA
- a CDS encoding ABC transporter ATP-binding protein produces MLIIDKVSKRFGSQWPARDLSLTVGQGEIVALLGPSGCGKSTLLKLIAGLVQPDAGSIRFAGEDLDGVAPEARHFALMFQDFALFPHLNVLENVCFGLVERRVPRAEARQRAAGLLATVGLAGYERRPVGQLSGGEAQRVALARALVTEPRLLLLDEPFSSLDAHLRLALQAEFRQRIRDLGMSAVLVTHDRQEAFAMADRIALLHEGQIRQCAAPASLLSSPVDSWVARFIGFENVGPDWALPAAALQLDAQGRDACIDSVMPQAEGVRLTLNQAGQHYIMSLSGRELAALGASLQPGSEIGLQIDESRRLRFSKVSTAADYNY; encoded by the coding sequence ATGCTGATCATCGATAAGGTTTCGAAGCGTTTTGGCTCGCAGTGGCCGGCCCGCGACTTGTCTCTGACCGTCGGGCAGGGAGAGATTGTGGCCTTGCTGGGGCCTTCCGGCTGTGGCAAGAGCACCTTGCTCAAGCTGATTGCCGGTCTGGTGCAGCCGGATGCCGGATCGATCCGTTTTGCCGGGGAGGATCTGGACGGCGTGGCGCCCGAGGCGCGGCATTTTGCGCTGATGTTTCAGGATTTTGCCTTGTTCCCGCATTTGAATGTGCTGGAGAACGTCTGTTTCGGGCTGGTCGAGCGGCGAGTGCCGCGCGCCGAGGCGCGACAGCGTGCCGCCGGTCTGCTGGCGACGGTGGGGCTGGCCGGCTATGAGCGGCGACCGGTCGGGCAGTTGTCCGGCGGCGAGGCGCAGCGGGTGGCGCTGGCGCGGGCTCTGGTGACCGAGCCACGGCTGTTGTTGCTGGATGAGCCGTTTTCCAGCCTGGATGCCCACTTGCGGCTGGCCTTGCAGGCCGAGTTCCGTCAGCGTATCCGCGATCTGGGCATGAGTGCCGTGCTGGTGACGCATGATCGTCAGGAGGCCTTTGCCATGGCGGATCGTATTGCGCTGCTGCATGAGGGACAGATCCGGCAGTGTGCCGCCCCGGCCAGCTTGTTGTCCTCGCCGGTCGACAGCTGGGTGGCCCGCTTTATTGGTTTTGAGAATGTCGGGCCGGACTGGGCGCTGCCGGCGGCAGCCTTGCAGCTGGATGCCCAGGGTCGGGATGCTTGCATCGACAGTGTGATGCCACAGGCGGAGGGGGTGCGGCTGACCCTGAATCAGGCCGGGCAGCATTACATCATGAGTCTGTCTGGTCGCGAGCTGGCGGCGCTCGGCGCTTCACTTCAGCCCGGCAGCGAGATTGGTTTGCAGATCGATGAGTCTCGGCGCCTGCGTTTCAGCAAGGTGAGCACGGCAGCCGATTACAATTATTAA
- a CDS encoding GntR family transcriptional regulator — MQPIKRQTLTSAVTESLRQRILSGEFADGQQLRQEALSNEYGVSRVPVREALRQLEAEGLIQIIDHKGALVTKLSFDDIRELLDIRALLESELLRNSVPQQSQSDLQLAEQTLQEFELALKNNDIRHWGELNARFHMALYRSARRPNTQALIEQLHNKTDRYTRMQILFTQTMEQAHTEHTRLLELCRAGKADEAAEFIRFHILSAENALESVLQAQHNA; from the coding sequence ATGCAGCCGATCAAGCGCCAAACCCTGACCAGTGCCGTCACGGAATCACTGCGCCAGCGCATCCTCTCCGGCGAATTTGCCGATGGACAGCAATTACGTCAGGAAGCACTCTCCAACGAGTACGGCGTCAGTCGGGTACCGGTGCGCGAGGCACTGCGCCAGCTCGAGGCCGAAGGCCTGATCCAGATCATCGACCACAAGGGTGCCCTGGTGACCAAGCTGTCCTTCGATGACATCCGGGAACTGCTCGACATCCGCGCCCTGCTGGAAAGCGAACTGCTGCGCAACTCTGTGCCGCAACAAAGCCAGAGTGACCTGCAGCTGGCCGAGCAAACGCTGCAGGAATTCGAACTGGCCCTCAAGAACAATGACATCCGTCACTGGGGTGAGCTCAATGCCCGCTTCCACATGGCGCTGTATCGCAGCGCACGACGTCCGAACACCCAGGCGCTGATCGAGCAGCTGCACAACAAGACAGATCGCTACACCCGCATGCAGATCCTGTTCACCCAGACCATGGAGCAGGCCCACACCGAGCACACCCGGCTGCTGGAACTGTGCCGGGCCGGCAAGGCTGACGAAGCGGCAGAGTTCATCCGCTTCCACATCCTGTCGGCGGAAAACGCACTGGAATCGGTCCTGCAAGCTCAGCACAACGCATGA
- a CDS encoding iron ABC transporter permease — protein MRSMRWLAWLPLALLAALVVLPLGRLIAEGAGALSLAFLSDPYYRWRLLWSAGQALLTCLLALLFGVPVAWTLARLEFAGRRWLIRLGMLPFVMPTLVAAMGVLALFGPQGLTGLHGQDTPWLLLYGNLFYNLPLMVRAAQEGFARLPAHRLQAARSLGASPWRVFWRIELPGAMPWICSALCLVFLYCFSGFGLALLLGGQHYATVEVEIYTLVAYELNLTDASSLALTVLLATGLAALAYAWLERVLARPLRGEPQARVAAGDAWQYGLLCLSFVLLGLLALAPLAAIAWRALTAGAAWQVLTEPEVWRALYNTARFTLLALLGACLFGLAHAFAARRSVLLGALAFLPYAVSPVCVAFGLLLLYPGLSASLVMLLGAYTLLAYPFIARGLSATLDAVPAHLPQAARSLGASPWRVVWRVLLPLAAPALRRGMAFAAATALGEFAVTLFLSRPEWMTLTTLIYQRLGRPGDLNQESALVLSCLLMGLAMLAFVLIEWQREEAGHADHR, from the coding sequence ATGCGTTCCATGCGTTGGCTGGCGTGGTTGCCGCTGGCCCTGTTGGCCGCGCTGGTGGTCCTGCCACTGGGGCGGCTGATCGCCGAAGGGGCCGGCGCGTTGTCGCTGGCCTTTTTGTCCGATCCTTATTATCGCTGGCGTTTGCTCTGGTCTGCCGGGCAGGCGCTGCTGACCTGTCTGCTGGCCCTGCTGTTCGGCGTACCGGTGGCCTGGACGCTGGCACGTCTGGAGTTTGCCGGCCGTCGCTGGCTGATCCGGCTGGGCATGTTGCCCTTTGTCATGCCGACCCTGGTGGCCGCCATGGGGGTGCTGGCCCTGTTCGGGCCGCAGGGGCTGACCGGCCTGCATGGCCAGGACACGCCCTGGCTGTTGCTGTATGGCAATCTGTTTTACAACTTGCCGCTGATGGTGCGTGCAGCCCAGGAAGGGTTTGCCCGTCTGCCGGCGCATCGTTTGCAGGCGGCGCGCTCGCTCGGCGCCAGCCCCTGGCGGGTGTTCTGGCGCATTGAGCTGCCCGGTGCCATGCCCTGGATTTGTTCTGCGCTGTGTCTGGTTTTTCTCTATTGCTTTTCCGGCTTTGGGCTGGCCTTGCTGCTCGGTGGGCAGCATTACGCCACCGTGGAGGTGGAGATTTATACCCTGGTGGCCTATGAGCTGAATCTGACCGATGCCAGTTCGCTGGCGCTGACGGTGTTGCTGGCCACCGGGCTGGCAGCACTGGCCTATGCCTGGCTGGAGCGGGTGCTGGCGCGTCCGCTGCGGGGTGAGCCGCAGGCGCGCGTGGCGGCGGGGGATGCCTGGCAATATGGCCTGCTGTGCCTGTCCTTTGTGTTGCTGGGCTTGCTGGCCCTGGCGCCGCTGGCGGCGATTGCCTGGCGGGCGCTGACGGCGGGCGCCGCCTGGCAGGTGCTGACCGAGCCGGAGGTCTGGCGGGCTTTGTACAATACGGCGCGCTTCACCCTGCTGGCTCTGCTGGGTGCCTGCCTGTTCGGTCTGGCACACGCCTTTGCCGCCCGTCGCAGTGTTTTGCTGGGGGCGCTGGCCTTCCTGCCCTATGCGGTGTCGCCTGTCTGTGTCGCCTTTGGTCTCTTGCTGCTGTATCCCGGATTGAGTGCCAGTCTGGTGATGTTGCTGGGGGCGTATACGCTGCTGGCCTATCCCTTCATCGCCCGCGGTTTGTCGGCGACACTGGATGCCGTTCCGGCACATTTGCCCCAGGCTGCCCGTTCGCTGGGGGCTTCGCCGTGGCGCGTGGTCTGGCGTGTGTTGCTGCCGCTGGCGGCGCCGGCATTGCGTCGCGGCATGGCTTTTGCCGCCGCGACGGCGCTGGGCGAATTTGCCGTCACGCTGTTTCTGTCCCGCCCGGAGTGGATGACCCTGACGACGCTGATCTATCAACGTCTGGGGCGCCCGGGGGACTTGAATCAGGAGAGTGCTCTGGTGCTGTCCTGCCTGTTGATGGGGCTGGCCATGCTGGCGTTTGTATTGATTGAATGGCAGCGCGAGGAGGCTGGGCATGCTGATCATCGATAA
- a CDS encoding winged helix-turn-helix transcriptional regulator, which translates to MRKKTTAERIFDKVDLKILQLLQSNGRISLTDLAEKVGLSTTPCTERVRRLEREGVIEGYHARLNPHMLNASLLVFVEIKLSAKSGDIFDAFRHEVQNIPEILECHLVSGEFDYLIKARIPDMSMYRELLGNILLKLPAANESRSYVVMEEIKETLALALQE; encoded by the coding sequence ATGAGAAAGAAGACCACTGCCGAGCGGATCTTTGACAAGGTCGACCTGAAAATCCTGCAGCTGCTGCAAAGCAATGGCCGCATTTCGCTCACCGACCTGGCCGAGAAGGTTGGTCTCTCCACCACCCCCTGTACCGAACGGGTACGCCGGCTGGAACGCGAGGGCGTGATCGAGGGCTACCATGCCCGGCTCAACCCGCACATGCTCAACGCCAGCCTGCTGGTTTTCGTGGAAATCAAACTGTCCGCCAAATCCGGTGACATCTTCGATGCCTTCCGCCACGAAGTGCAAAACATTCCGGAAATTCTCGAATGCCACCTGGTCTCGGGCGAGTTCGACTACCTGATCAAGGCCCGCATTCCCGACATGTCGATGTACCGCGAACTGCTGGGCAACATCCTGCTCAAGCTGCCCGCAGCCAATGAGTCGCGCAGCTACGTGGTCATGGAAGAAATCAAGGAAACCCTGGCGCTGGCGCTGCAGGAGTAG
- a CDS encoding thiamine ABC transporter substrate binding subunit, whose protein sequence is MKLRQVCLAVSLCAAALCAQAADLRVITHSSFDVSKPLLADFEKQTGIKVQLIKGGDAGEMLNKLILTRANPIADVVFGLDNSLVGKAAKAGVIEPLTLKSDGRKARYSLPDGLVSTDYGYVTLVYDKAWFAKSKLALPKSLDDLTLPAYRDLLVVENPATSSTGQGFLYATIGALGEDKAFAFWGKLRQNGLKVVNDWSAAYNTEFSHNGGSRPIVLSYATDPAAEVAFSKVKLTESPVATLPLSGAVYQQVEGAGLIKGGQARAAAEKFIAFLRSAPVQQDLQTTMWMYPVMSGTPQAPVFSYAKEPAAHQTPSAETLRNKGQGWIKRWTQVVLK, encoded by the coding sequence ATGAAGTTGCGCCAAGTTTGCCTCGCCGTTTCCCTCTGTGCCGCCGCGCTGTGTGCCCAGGCTGCCGATCTTCGTGTCATCACCCACAGTTCCTTCGATGTGTCCAAACCGCTGCTGGCGGACTTTGAAAAGCAGACGGGTATCAAGGTTCAGCTGATCAAGGGCGGTGATGCCGGCGAAATGCTCAACAAGCTGATTCTCACCCGCGCCAATCCGATCGCCGATGTGGTGTTCGGTCTGGACAATTCGCTGGTGGGCAAGGCGGCCAAGGCCGGGGTGATCGAGCCGCTGACGCTGAAATCCGATGGTCGCAAGGCACGTTACAGCTTGCCGGATGGTCTGGTGAGCACCGATTACGGTTATGTCACCCTGGTGTATGACAAGGCCTGGTTTGCCAAGAGCAAGCTGGCGTTGCCAAAGTCGCTGGACGATCTGACCCTGCCGGCCTATCGCGATCTGCTGGTCGTGGAAAACCCGGCAACGTCCAGTACCGGTCAAGGTTTCCTGTATGCCACCATCGGTGCCCTCGGCGAGGACAAGGCTTTTGCCTTCTGGGGCAAGCTGCGCCAGAACGGTCTCAAAGTGGTGAATGACTGGAGCGCCGCCTATAACACCGAGTTTTCCCACAACGGCGGCAGCCGGCCGATCGTGCTGAGCTATGCGACCGATCCGGCGGCAGAAGTGGCTTTCAGTAAAGTCAAATTGACCGAGTCGCCGGTGGCGACCCTGCCGTTGTCTGGTGCCGTGTATCAGCAAGTGGAAGGTGCCGGCCTGATCAAGGGCGGTCAGGCGCGTGCGGCGGCGGAGAAGTTCATCGCCTTCCTGCGTTCGGCACCCGTGCAGCAGGATCTGCAGACGACCATGTGGATGTATCCGGTGATGAGCGGTACGCCGCAGGCCCCGGTGTTCTCCTATGCCAAGGAGCCTGCCGCACACCAGACGCCGTCGGCTGAAACGCTCCGCAATAAGGGGCAAGGCTGGATCAAGCGCTGGACTCAGGTGGTACTCAAATAA
- a CDS encoding YbaK/EbsC family protein, with amino-acid sequence MSLESVRAEFARRQIELPIIELTTSTATVALAAEAHGVEPGRIAKTLAFRLGDGRVVLLVARGDARIDNRLFKAAFGKGKMLGAHEVETLTGHPVGGVCPFGLAQPLPVYLDTSLQDFEEVMPAAGGTHTAVRVSPARLQQIVDGTWVTVCQLAPQPAD; translated from the coding sequence ATGAGTCTGGAAAGCGTCCGCGCCGAATTTGCACGCCGTCAGATCGAATTGCCGATCATCGAACTGACGACCAGCACCGCCACCGTCGCACTGGCGGCAGAAGCGCACGGCGTGGAACCGGGCCGTATTGCCAAAACCCTGGCCTTCCGGCTGGGCGACGGTCGCGTGGTACTGCTGGTCGCCCGGGGCGATGCCCGCATCGACAACCGCCTGTTCAAGGCAGCATTCGGCAAAGGCAAGATGCTCGGCGCCCATGAGGTCGAAACACTGACCGGCCATCCGGTCGGCGGCGTCTGCCCCTTCGGGCTGGCCCAGCCCCTGCCGGTCTATCTGGATACCTCGTTGCAGGATTTCGAAGAAGTCATGCCGGCCGCCGGTGGCACCCATACCGCGGTACGGGTCTCGCCGGCCCGACTGCAGCAGATTGTAGACGGCACCTGGGTTACGGTGTGTCAGTTGGCGCCGCAGCCAGCGGACTGA